In Helianthus annuus cultivar XRQ/B chromosome 3, HanXRQr2.0-SUNRISE, whole genome shotgun sequence, a single window of DNA contains:
- the LOC118490114 gene encoding uncharacterized protein LOC118490114 yields MNYQSTTPRSNRPKGFMAKHMLQFALFAAFSLWLLYQIRQPTGEVGAGSQLSNDRLSNFMGRKGSAGLSKSTVNPHSGLTLEDVTNPGEEGEIPQYSKEIESVEFHTNTGSSKEGNDQNTLLQEESLTMKKSNISFPDENGIPQHVRDKFIGKESNNAVNNTRVKSQSQSQSVIATRVGKGRNGAVEES; encoded by the coding sequence ATGAACTACCAATCAACTACTCCAAGAAGCAATAGACCCAAGGGATTCATGGCTAAGCACATGCTTCAATTTGCACTATTTGCAGCCTTCAGCCTGTGGTTACTCTACCAAATCCGACAGCCAACTGGCGAAGTTGGGGCCGGGAGCCAACTCAGCAACGACCGTCTCTCCAACTTTATGGGCCGAAAGGGGAGTGCGGGATTGTCAAAGTCAACCGTTAACCCTCACTCGGGTTTGACTTTAGAAGATGTGACAAACCCGGGTGAAGAGGGCGAGATTCCACAATACTCCAAAGAAATCGAGTCCGTAGAGTTTCATACCAATACGGGCTCTTCAAAAGAAGGAAATGACCAGAATACCCTTTTACAAGAAGAATCTTTGACCATGAAAAAGTCAAACATTAGTTTTCCTGATGAGAATGGAATTCCCCAACATGTTCGTGACAAGTTTATTGGGAAAGAGTCGAATAACGCGGTCAACAACACCCGTGttaaaagtcaaagtcaaagtcaaagtgtGATTGCAACGCGTGTGGGTAAAGGAAGAAACGGGGCGGTAGAAGAATCTTGA